Proteins from a genomic interval of Pseudophryne corroboree isolate aPseCor3 chromosome 4, aPseCor3.hap2, whole genome shotgun sequence:
- the CCR6 gene encoding C-C chemokine receptor type 6 isoform X2: protein MESSTPFPDYWYSPDPDSEDTVCNTDTVKRFLNIFGPVTFSFIFAFGLVGNVLVVVTFSRYKKEKTMTDVYLLNMAIADILLILTLPFWAVYYHKQNWIFKDFMCKLVRCIYAINFNCSMLLLACVGIDRYVAIVQATRSFRLRTIALAYKRVLCLSVWIISACLSTIAYVFSACYPVGTDASSEQMACEARYHDGLTAQKWKFAAIMVEVGVGFLIPFLVMLFCYTSIIITLLQVKTSKRHKATLVIVTVVAVFLCCQVPYNAVLLAKAANLMGKGNCSKQISYSYALFITKALAFFHCCLNPVIYAFIGVKFRNYFVKIMQDIWCMQKLYRSRTRLSRLSSDTGMCTSRMTSEVHTSEGGSSFTM from the coding sequence ATGGAAAGCTCCACACCATTCCCAGATTACTGGTATTCACCGGACCCTGATTCTGAAGACACAGTTTGCAACACGGACACTGTGAAgagatttttgaatatttttggaCCCGTTACATTTTCTTTTATATTTGCATTCGGGCTTGTGGGGAATGTGCTGGTTGTTGTGACTTTCAGTCGTTACAAGAAAGAAAAGACTATGACAGATGTATATCTGCTAAATATGGCAATAGCAGACATATTACTCATTTTAACTCTTCCATTCTGGGCTGTATATTATCATAAACAAAACTGGATTTTTAAGGAttttatgtgcaaattggtaagatgcATCTATGCAATTAATTTTAATTGCAGCATGTTATTGTTAGCATGTGTAGGTATTGACCGCTATGTTGCCATTGTACAGGCAACGAGGTCATTTAGACTCCGAACCATAGCACTGGCCTATAAACGAGTGCTGTGCTTGTCAGTATGGATCATATCCGCCTGTCTGTCTACCATTGCATATGTATTTAGCGCATGTTATCCAGTGGGAACAGATGCGTCTTCTGAACAGATGGCCTGTGAAGCACGTTACCATGATGGCTTAACAGCACAGAAATGGAAATTCGCAGCTATAATGGTTGAGGTTGGTGTAGGGTTCCTGATTCCTTTTCTTGTCATGCTATTTTGCTATACATCTATCATTATAACCCTGTTGCAGGTCAAAACTTCTAAAAGACACAAGGCAACATTAGTGATTGTTACAGTTGTGGCAGTGTTTCTGTGTTGCCAGGTCCCATACAATGCAGTGCTTTTGGCAAAGGCTGCAAATTTAATGGGCAAAGGCAATTGTTCTAAACAAATAAGCTATTCATATGCATTATTTATCACCAAGGCATTGGCCTTTTTTCACTGCTGCCTAAATCCAGTAATCTACGCTTTTATTGGTGTCAAATTTCGAAATTATTTTGTGAAAATAATGCAAGATATATGGTGCATGCAAAAACTTTACAGGTCTAGAACCCGTCTTTCTAGATTATCCTCTGATACAGGTATGTGCACATCAAGGATGACAAGTGAGGTCCATACTAGTGAAGGTGGATCATCGTTCactatgtaa